The Lutibacter profundi genome includes a region encoding these proteins:
- a CDS encoding SDR family oxidoreductase: MNFTNKIIWITGASSGIGKSLALELSKQNVQLILSSRNEIELNNVKNACENTLNVKILPLDLENYKSLTSKVNEALLLFGGIDILFNNGGIGQRSLVKDTLIEVDKRIMDINYFGTIALTKALLPHFIQKNSGYFVITSSVVGKIGTPMRSSYAASKHALHGFFDSLRAEVYKNNIKIILVCPGFIQTNISINALTGKGIPQNKMNALTENGMSSSLFVKQLLKAVQKEKQEIIIGGFKEKLAVYTKRFFPKILSILIRRLKVT, from the coding sequence ATGAATTTTACCAATAAAATTATTTGGATTACTGGTGCTTCATCAGGAATTGGAAAATCTTTAGCACTAGAACTCTCGAAACAAAATGTACAACTTATTTTGTCTTCAAGAAATGAAATTGAGCTTAATAACGTAAAAAACGCATGTGAAAATACGTTAAACGTTAAAATTCTACCGCTTGATTTAGAAAATTATAAAAGTTTAACGTCTAAAGTTAATGAAGCTCTATTGCTATTTGGTGGTATTGATATTTTATTTAACAATGGAGGAATTGGTCAACGCTCTTTGGTAAAAGATACTTTAATTGAGGTTGACAAACGTATTATGGATATTAATTATTTTGGAACTATTGCGCTAACAAAAGCATTATTACCCCATTTTATTCAAAAAAATAGCGGCTATTTTGTAATTACCTCAAGTGTAGTAGGAAAAATAGGAACACCTATGCGTTCTTCTTATGCAGCTTCAAAACATGCATTACACGGATTTTTTGATAGTTTACGTGCTGAAGTTTATAAAAACAATATTAAAATAATATTGGTTTGTCCTGGTTTTATACAAACAAATATCTCTATCAATGCTTTAACAGGAAAAGGGATCCCACAAAATAAAATGAATGCTTTAACAGAAAACGGTATGAGTAGTTCTCTATTTGTAAAACAACTACTAAAAGCTGTTCAAAAAGAAAAACAAGAAATTATTATTGGCGGTTTTAAAGAAAAATTAGCTGTTTACACTAAACGTTTCTTTCCAAAAATACTTTCAATACTAATTAGAAGA